A single region of the Solwaraspora sp. WMMD406 genome encodes:
- a CDS encoding nitrate- and nitrite sensing domain-containing protein yields MLLDRLRIRGKLALLVLIPLVAVASLTVPVVVGRVALAGRAADTLRTMQLSGRVGSLIQDLEQERLLLVGHLLGGADRPQVLLQEATVRDRAADIRADLGAELDPELAAAVAAVDGLDGVRAGVLAGSAATDEVMAGYGTVIRRLIDGLRLVDEADVTTSEGRQIVALDAALRLDDAISAGATHMLVVVGERSPAAATQYAMSLMSAQDNASRFGRFATPEQLALYELVENALDQRLGRGFTAQAQSGASDGFDADPTAALAGLTVETLYPSLESLIALGRFVERKIVIDVTVEVARRQQQILLTAYGVVALVLMVLLAVVTLSLIIARSVARPLTRLTSSADRMARIAEAELVRVADDDIETPHPVRLDPVEISATDEIGDLARAFERVQVTAARLVERQVLSRRNVAQMFGHVGRRTQNLVSRQLAIIDRLEREETDPRRLQHLYRLDHVSSRLRRNAGSLVVLSGAGGAEEHMSPLPVSDVVRLALGEIEDYTRVDVQAPAGPAIAPSVIADLVLLLAEVMENGTVFSPPHTRVTVTTVSTGRGLRISVVDRGLGLSERRLADENARLTRRERLDLMPTEVLGLFVVGRLARRHGIDVVLTATPGGGVTVTIDLGPELVVLPPEATRPSQSGQPPSAHTTTSSAVPASAVPASAVPASAVPALPTRLAGFDTAALQRATRTLGIGQPWNAFAAPAGPTSRSTVPTPAIRPAESARSAGEPPPAGRLQLRRRVPGAQHPVGTATSVDQPADQAAFSAAGSGDGPGGPDSTPGGRDGQPTPSGTPVTDPAAARALLEEFEAGVRRAQRQVTQDPTPGGTPRLTQRVPGASLPEPPPSALGSAARQPWPPDPQAAKDAMEEFESGVHRALSEIIANHHHRDDEGIR; encoded by the coding sequence GTGCTACTCGATAGACTCCGCATCCGGGGCAAGCTGGCCCTGCTGGTCCTGATCCCGCTCGTCGCGGTGGCGTCGCTGACCGTCCCGGTCGTGGTAGGTCGGGTCGCCCTCGCCGGGCGGGCCGCCGACACGCTGCGGACCATGCAGCTCAGTGGACGCGTCGGCTCACTGATCCAGGACCTGGAGCAGGAACGCCTCCTGCTGGTCGGGCACCTGCTCGGCGGTGCCGACCGGCCGCAGGTGCTGCTGCAGGAAGCGACCGTACGCGACCGGGCCGCAGACATCCGCGCCGACCTCGGAGCCGAACTCGACCCGGAGCTCGCGGCCGCGGTGGCCGCCGTCGACGGACTCGACGGCGTCCGCGCCGGAGTGCTCGCCGGGTCCGCCGCGACCGACGAGGTGATGGCCGGCTACGGGACGGTGATCCGCCGGCTGATCGACGGTCTGCGGCTGGTCGACGAGGCAGACGTCACGACCTCGGAAGGGCGCCAGATCGTCGCGCTGGACGCCGCGCTGCGCCTCGACGACGCGATCAGCGCCGGCGCCACGCACATGCTCGTCGTGGTCGGTGAGCGCAGCCCCGCAGCGGCGACCCAGTACGCGATGAGCCTGATGTCGGCGCAGGACAACGCGAGCCGGTTCGGCCGCTTCGCCACCCCCGAACAGCTCGCGCTCTACGAGCTGGTGGAGAACGCGCTCGACCAGCGACTCGGCCGGGGCTTCACCGCCCAGGCGCAGAGCGGGGCCAGCGACGGATTCGACGCCGATCCCACCGCCGCGCTGGCCGGGCTGACCGTCGAGACGCTGTACCCCTCGTTGGAGTCGCTGATCGCCCTCGGCCGGTTCGTCGAACGCAAAATCGTCATCGACGTCACGGTCGAGGTCGCCCGCCGGCAGCAACAGATCCTACTGACCGCGTACGGGGTGGTCGCCCTGGTCCTGATGGTGCTGCTCGCCGTGGTCACGCTGAGCCTGATCATCGCCCGGTCGGTCGCCCGGCCACTGACCCGGCTGACCTCGTCGGCCGACCGGATGGCCCGGATCGCCGAGGCCGAACTCGTCCGGGTCGCCGACGACGACATCGAAACCCCCCATCCGGTACGGCTGGATCCGGTCGAGATCAGTGCCACCGACGAGATCGGCGACCTCGCCCGAGCCTTCGAGCGGGTGCAGGTCACCGCCGCCCGGCTGGTCGAACGTCAGGTGCTCAGCCGTCGCAACGTGGCGCAGATGTTCGGTCACGTCGGTCGGCGTACCCAGAATTTGGTCAGTCGACAGCTGGCGATCATCGACCGGCTGGAGCGGGAGGAGACCGACCCTCGGCGTCTGCAGCATCTGTACCGCCTCGACCACGTCTCCAGCCGGCTGCGCCGCAACGCCGGCAGCCTGGTGGTGCTCTCCGGTGCCGGTGGCGCCGAGGAGCACATGTCACCGCTGCCGGTGTCCGACGTCGTCCGCCTCGCTCTCGGCGAGATCGAGGACTACACCAGGGTGGACGTCCAGGCACCGGCCGGCCCGGCCATCGCGCCGTCGGTCATCGCCGACCTGGTGCTGCTGCTGGCCGAGGTGATGGAGAACGGCACGGTCTTCTCCCCGCCGCACACCAGGGTCACCGTCACGACGGTGTCGACCGGCCGTGGGCTACGGATCAGTGTGGTCGACCGTGGACTGGGGCTGTCCGAGCGGCGGCTGGCCGACGAGAACGCCCGACTGACCCGCCGGGAGCGCCTCGACCTGATGCCGACCGAGGTGCTGGGGCTGTTCGTCGTCGGCCGGCTGGCCCGCCGGCACGGCATCGACGTCGTCCTGACCGCCACCCCCGGCGGGGGTGTCACCGTCACCATCGACCTGGGGCCGGAGCTGGTGGTGTTGCCGCCCGAAGCGACCCGGCCGAGCCAGTCGGGCCAGCCGCCCTCCGCCCATACGACCACCAGCTCGGCCGTACCCGCGTCGGCCGTACCCGCGTCGGCCGTGCCTGCCTCCGCCGTGCCGGCGCTCCCGACCAGATTGGCGGGTTTCGACACCGCCGCCCTGCAACGCGCCACCCGGACGCTGGGCATCGGTCAGCCGTGGAACGCCTTCGCGGCTCCGGCCGGCCCGACGAGCCGGTCCACCGTGCCGACGCCGGCGATCAGGCCGGCCGAGTCGGCCCGCTCGGCTGGTGAACCGCCGCCGGCGGGCCGGCTTCAACTACGGCGACGCGTTCCGGGCGCGCAGCACCCGGTGGGCACCGCCACCTCCGTCGACCAGCCCGCCGACCAGGCGGCCTTCTCCGCCGCTGGCAGCGGCGACGGACCGGGAGGTCCCGACAGCACGCCGGGCGGCCGAGACGGACAGCCAACCCCGTCCGGCACACCGGTGACCGACCCGGCCGCCGCCCGCGCCCTGCTGGAGGAGTTCGAAGCCGGGGTACGCCGCGCACAGCGGCAGGTGACCCAGGACCCGACGCCGGGCGGGACGCCCCGCCTGACCCAGCGGGTGCCGGGTGCCAGCCTGCCGGAACCGCCCCCGTCGGCGCTGGGCAGCGCGGCACGCCAGCCCTGGCCGCCCGACCCGCAGGCCGCGAAGGACGCCATGGAGGAGTTCGAATCGGGCGTCCACCGCGCGCTTTCCGAGATCATCGCCAACCATCATCACCGCGACGACGAAGGAATCCGATGA
- a CDS encoding roadblock/LC7 domain-containing protein: MTSPYPPDTAEHPGQQAGSNASLSAEAKTFNWLLDSFTSSTAGVREAIAVSSDGLLMAMSAIQDRSNAERLAAVVSGMTSLAGGAANWYSLGTVNRVVVDMADGYLLVSSISSGSVLGVIADRSASLGTVAYEMTLFAGRAGSALTPRLIAELKNAVQS, translated from the coding sequence ATGACCAGTCCCTACCCGCCAGACACCGCCGAACACCCCGGGCAGCAGGCCGGGTCCAACGCCTCGCTGAGCGCCGAAGCGAAGACCTTCAACTGGCTGCTGGACTCGTTCACCTCCAGCACCGCCGGCGTCCGGGAGGCGATCGCGGTCTCCTCCGACGGTCTGCTGATGGCGATGTCGGCGATCCAGGACCGTTCCAACGCCGAGCGGCTGGCCGCCGTGGTGTCCGGAATGACCAGCCTGGCCGGTGGCGCGGCGAACTGGTATTCGTTGGGCACGGTGAACCGGGTGGTGGTCGACATGGCCGACGGCTACCTGCTGGTCAGCTCGATCAGCAGCGGTTCGGTGCTCGGCGTGATCGCCGACCGTTCGGCCAGCCTGGGCACGGTGGCGTACGAAATGACACTGTTCGCCGGGCGGGCCGGTAGCGCGCTGACCCCCCGGCTCATCGCCGAACTGAAAAACGCCGTCCAGTCGTGA
- a CDS encoding DUF742 domain-containing protein: MTPPYGADEPIDAPPRVRPYLRTPPSEDDRRGPGGQAAGGDWPADDEAPGLRPFVLTAGRVTGADPDIGLETQVTARAPDNVPPGLAVRDLSPESQAIVALAAEPISVVEISARLGLHLGVTRVLVGDLRAAAHLDVHVPDVEASADADTILRVIRGLRAIS; this comes from the coding sequence GTGACGCCGCCGTACGGGGCGGACGAGCCGATCGACGCCCCGCCGCGGGTCCGCCCCTACCTGCGTACTCCCCCGTCGGAGGACGACCGGCGCGGGCCCGGCGGCCAAGCGGCGGGCGGTGACTGGCCGGCGGACGACGAGGCACCCGGGCTGCGACCCTTCGTGCTGACCGCCGGCCGGGTCACCGGTGCCGACCCCGACATCGGACTGGAGACACAGGTCACCGCACGTGCCCCGGATAACGTCCCGCCGGGGCTTGCGGTACGCGATCTGTCGCCCGAGTCGCAGGCGATCGTCGCGCTCGCCGCCGAGCCGATCTCGGTGGTCGAGATCTCCGCCCGACTCGGGCTGCACCTGGGCGTGACCCGGGTCCTGGTCGGCGACCTGCGGGCTGCCGCCCATCTCGACGTGCACGTACCCGACGTCGAGGCTTCCGCCGATGCCGACACCATCCTGCGAGTGATCCGTGGACTACGTGCCATCTCCTGA
- a CDS encoding ATP/GTP-binding protein has protein sequence MPVKIVIAGGFGVGKTTTVGAISEIAPLTTEAEMTAVSVGVDDPGPESAKTTTTVAMDFGCVTIDHSLKLYLFGTPGQARFGFMWDDLARGALGALVVVDSARLDDCYPAVDYFERAGLPFVVGVNTFNGQLRHSIDEVRWALATAPHVPVVAFDARDRLSVRDALLVVLDRALDRAVRSQPS, from the coding sequence ATCCCGGTCAAGATCGTGATCGCCGGTGGGTTCGGCGTCGGCAAGACCACGACGGTGGGCGCGATCTCGGAGATCGCACCGCTGACCACCGAGGCGGAGATGACCGCCGTCTCGGTCGGCGTCGACGACCCCGGCCCGGAGTCCGCCAAGACCACGACGACCGTGGCGATGGACTTCGGCTGCGTGACGATCGACCACAGCCTCAAGCTGTACCTGTTCGGCACCCCTGGTCAGGCCCGTTTCGGGTTCATGTGGGACGACCTGGCCCGGGGTGCCCTGGGGGCGCTCGTCGTGGTGGACAGCGCCCGACTGGACGACTGTTATCCCGCCGTCGACTACTTCGAACGGGCCGGGCTGCCGTTCGTGGTCGGTGTGAACACCTTCAACGGACAACTGCGGCATAGCATTGACGAGGTCAGGTGGGCGCTGGCGACGGCTCCGCACGTACCGGTGGTGGCGTTCGACGCGCGCGATCGGCTGTCCGTACGCGACGCCCTGCTGGTAGTTCTGGACCGCGCGCTGGACCGAGCGGTAAGGAGTCAGCCATCCTGA
- a CDS encoding cupin domain-containing protein, protein MEHFTIATVAEQSPDFRRVLWTGAHTQLVIMTIPPGGEIGEEVHEDIDQILSFVSGVGEAVVSGKRRKVAQGDLVVVPAGHTHNFLNTGPNPLVLYTVYGPPEHADGAVHRTKKEADEAEESGRDEPPSS, encoded by the coding sequence ATGGAGCACTTCACGATCGCCACCGTCGCTGAGCAGAGTCCGGACTTCCGGCGGGTGCTCTGGACCGGTGCGCACACCCAGCTTGTGATCATGACCATTCCGCCGGGCGGCGAGATCGGCGAGGAAGTTCACGAGGACATCGACCAGATCCTGTCGTTTGTCAGTGGGGTGGGCGAGGCGGTGGTGTCCGGCAAGCGGCGCAAGGTGGCTCAGGGCGACCTGGTGGTCGTACCCGCCGGACATACGCACAACTTCCTCAACACCGGGCCGAATCCGCTGGTGCTCTACACCGTCTACGGACCGCCGGAGCACGCCGACGGGGCCGTGCACCGCACCAAGAAGGAAGCCGACGAGGCGGAGGAGTCCGGCCGCGACGAGCCGCCGTCCTCCTGA
- a CDS encoding TMEM165/GDT1 family protein, whose translation MDGFLAATAISFGVIFVAELGDKSQLMALTFATRFKLWPVLIGITVATAVVHLVSVAIGYGLGVALPTGWIALAAALAFFGFGVWTLRGDSLSDDEASRARRTTGSAIMAVTVAFFLAELGDKTMLATITLATRHGWFGTWLGSTLGMVAADALAIVVGRMLGKRLPERVIAYGAAALFFLFGCWLLVEAIVELAG comes from the coding sequence ATGGACGGCTTTCTGGCCGCTACCGCGATCAGCTTCGGCGTCATCTTCGTCGCCGAGTTGGGCGACAAGTCGCAGTTGATGGCGTTGACGTTCGCCACCCGATTCAAGTTGTGGCCGGTCCTGATCGGCATCACCGTGGCCACCGCCGTCGTGCACCTGGTGTCGGTGGCCATCGGGTACGGGCTCGGCGTCGCCCTGCCCACCGGCTGGATCGCGCTCGCGGCGGCACTGGCGTTCTTCGGGTTCGGGGTGTGGACTCTGCGCGGCGATTCGCTCAGCGACGACGAGGCCAGCCGGGCCCGCCGTACCACCGGTTCGGCGATCATGGCCGTCACGGTGGCCTTCTTCCTGGCCGAGCTGGGGGACAAGACCATGCTCGCGACGATCACCCTGGCCACCCGGCACGGCTGGTTCGGCACCTGGCTGGGCTCGACCCTGGGCATGGTGGCCGCCGACGCGCTCGCCATCGTGGTCGGCCGGATGCTGGGCAAGCGCCTGCCCGAGCGGGTGATCGCCTACGGCGCGGCGGCGCTGTTCTTCCTGTTCGGCTGCTGGCTGCTGGTCGAGGCGATCGTCGAGCTCGCCGGGTGA